The DNA sequence TGACTTTTACATAAAGTTCAATATAGATTAAAGATATCTCACCGCTCTTAGCTTTGTATCCATTATACTTAGCCTTGACTTCAATTGCTCATATTCCTCAGCTGAATTCAACTGTGCAGCATCATTTTCGGGCTTTATATCAGGCACATTCTCATTCTCAGAATGTCTTGCAACAACATCCTCATCCCTTCTGTCTTCTTCCATATTCTTGGCTGTTTCCAATCCTTTGAATTCCTCACAAACCTACCACAAGAAATGAATAACgggaaagaaaatattatttatcattATTCATTAAGCAAAGCACGGACATCACCatgatgaacaaaaaatattgatGATCTACATATACAAATTGTCTATGAGATCACCTTCAGAGGAGGAGGTATGTTCTCAACTCCACTAGGCACCCTATCTTTTTCCATAGGAACTTTGTTTGATTCCTGCTTCGCTTCGCCATTTACTGGAAGCAAAACCGGGGAAGAAGATGGGCTGATGAGGACCACCCTCAGTTTCTTCTCCTCAATATACTTCCCACTATCTTTTGCAAACTGCAGAAATATGTAAAAGAAACGCTTCAAAATCATCCAAGAAAACAATAGGGCTACTATTGAACCAAGTGTTAATGACAGAAAACTAATTAACCATATCAGAGGTGATGTCATCTTCAGTAGTTCCGAAGGGGACAATTGTGCTCTGAATGAGAAATTTGTCTTTGCATTGCATATCAAGTGGTTCTGTTCGCTGAGCTTGCATAGTAACTGCATCATCCAACACAATACATGTATATAACACAATTATGCATATACACAAGGGTTTTAGAActcgaagaagaaaagaataccAGTAAAATCACATGTTTCCTTTGGCTTGATGATGCCTAAGTTAGGTCTAACACAATATTTCTTTGGAGACGTTGTTTTCACCTGCACATTGATTCAAAGTTGAGATTTTTTACTTTTGCATATTCATTCAAGATTGGtgtttagaaaagaaagaaacgaaAGTACCTTAAAAGCAACATACTGATCGGACT is a window from the Arachis hypogaea cultivar Tifrunner chromosome 1, arahy.Tifrunner.gnm2.J5K5, whole genome shotgun sequence genome containing:
- the LOC112704823 gene encoding vesicle-associated protein 1-3, translating into MTTTELLQIQPPELRFLFELKKQSSCQVQIVNKSDQYVAFKVKTTSPKKYCVRPNLGIIKPKETCDFTVTMQAQRTEPLDMQCKDKFLIQSTIVPFGTTEDDITSDMFAKDSGKYIEEKKLRVVLISPSSSPVLLPVNGEAKQESNKVPMEKDRVPSGVENIPPPLKVCEEFKGLETAKNMEEDRRDEDVVARHSENENVPDIKPENDAAQLNSAEEYEQLKSRLSIMDTKLRAADVTILKLDEEMRMNTQEKDLLRKELEDMRRKVDMRRVQAGGFPLLFVCMVALVSVVLGYYIHP